GCGGACGACCGCCCCTGGGTCATCGGCTACAGTGGCGGCAAGGACTCCACCACCGCCCTCCAGCTAATTTGGTACGCAATCGAAGACCTTCCAGAAGAGAAGAGGCAGAAACCGATCCATGTCATCTCAAGTGACACATTAGTAGAGACGCCGAAAATCGTCAACCACATCATCTCTACTCTGGAAAATATCAACGAGTACGCAGAAAAGAAAAATCTGCCCTTCACCGCCCACAAGGTCACACCCAAGGTTGACGACTCCTTCTGGGTCAACCTTATCGGACGGGGCTACCCAGCACCCAACCAGAACTTCCGCTGGTGTACCGAACGCCTGAAAATCGATCCTGCAGATCGGTTCATCGAGAACCAGGTATCCGAACACGGCGAAGTTGTCGTAATCCTCGGAGCACGGAAAGCAGAATCCGCCACCCGAGAACAGGTAATGGAGATGCACAGCATCGACGGAACCGTCCTCTCACGTCACAACAAGTTCGCTAACGCCTTCGTCTACACACCTATCGAGGACTGGATCGTCGACGACGTCTGGACCTACCTCATCCAAGCCGTCGACAACCCCTGGGGTAAGAACAACCGGGACCTCGCCGCACTCTACCAGGAAGCGGACGACGAGTGCCCGATGGTGATCGACACGAAGACACCCTCCTGTGGTAACAGCCGATTCGGTTGCTGGACCTGCACCGTCGTCTCCGAAGACAAGGCGATGGAGAACATGATCGACGAGGGCGACGAATGGATGGAACCCCTCCTCGAGTTCCGTGACTTCCTCAAAGAAACGCAGGATCCCGAGAAGAAGCCGAACTACCGGATGGTCAAAGGCCGCCAACACGGCTACGTCAAAGAGAAGACCAACGGCAGTGACGGCATCATCCCCCGCGCCCACAAGTTCGAGTTCTGCAAAGACCTGCTCCGGAAACTCCTGGAGACCCAGAAAGAGGTCAACGAGAAGATCCCCGAAGACGAGGAAATGGATCTCATCCGGGAGGAAGAACTCAGAGAGATCCGTCGTCTCTGGCGCGAAGAACGTGCTGACTGGGAAGACTCCGTACCCCAGATCTACAACGAGGTCATGGACAACGACCTGGACTGGGTCCACGACGACCTCGGCTCCTTCGGCGAGATGGAGGCAGAAGTCCTCAACGAGGTCTGTGAAGAACACGACGTCCCTGCCGAACTCGTCAAACGCCTGCTCGACACCGAGTTCCAGCACTACGGCATGAAACGCCGGGCATCCATCTACAGCGAGCTGGACAAAGTCATGCGGGAGGACTGGCGGGACATGGAAGAGATCGTCGCAGAACTCGAAGGTGAAGACCGTATAGAAGCGTGGGAATACGACGGAGTAGACGTCTAACGGACAAGGCTACATGAGAATCAACAAGCTAATCATCACAGACTTCGGCCCCTACCGAGGACGTAACGAAATTGAGCTTAGCTCAACTGAAGACGCCCCCATCGTACTGTTCGGCGGGAAAAACGGGGCAGGGAAAACCACGCTATTCGAAGCAATCGGGTTCTGCCTCCACGGCAAATCCTCCCTCGGCCGGCGCACCGCCAGGAAAGACTACGAACAAGCAATCCGCAGCAAGCTCCACGAATACCCTGACGGCAAAGCGGATACAGCAGCCGTCCGACTCGAGTTCGAGTACTCCCACATGGGCGAAGTGGACCACTACTCCGTGGAGCGTTCCTGGCGCGACCGTGGCAAAAGCATCGTCGAGGACCTGAAAGTCCGGAGGAACGGTGAGATCCCCTCCGAACTCAACGAGGACCAGTGGCAGGACTTCCTGAAAGAACTGGTTCCACCAGGAGTCTCCCAACTGTTCTTCTTCGACGGGGAGAAAATCCAGGAGCTTGCGTCAGCAGTCGAATCTGACGCCGACTTCGAGGACTCGATGTACTCACTCCTCGGCCTCGACCTGATTGAACGCCTGGACACCGACCTATCCATCTACATCTCCCAGAAGCTCGAAGAAAGCGGTGTAGAAGGGATCAACGACGAAATCCAGGAACTTCAGAACCAGCGAGACGAAATCGAACAGGAGTTCGAGGACCTGAAACAGGAGAGAGAACAGAAGGAGCAGAGACTGGCAGAGCTGGAAGACGAGATCGACAGCAAGGAATCGAAGATCGCCCAAGAGGGCGGCTCCTACGCCGACAAGCGGGAGGAACTCAAGGAACGCCGAGCTGAACTGAACGCCAGTATCGAGCAACTCGAAGACCAGATCCGGGATCTTGTAGAAGGCGCGTACCCGTTCACCCTGGCACCGGATCTCTGTGAATCCGTAGTTGACCGGTTGAAGACTGAGACCGAACGCCAGAACCGGGCGACCGCCAGGAACGAGCTGACCGACGAACTCGACGACGTACTCGGTGACGAGGATGTCTGGGAAGAGATGGATATGCCGGAGGATCAGGTCGGACAGCTCTCTGACCGCATCCAAGATAAACTCAAAAGCCGGCTGGAAATCGAAGACGAGGAGCCGGAACTCGCCCACCAGTTCTCGGAGGCACAGCGACAGGAGATCTACTCGCTTACCGACCAAGCCCTAAACGACGTCCCGGACCAGCTTGCCGACCTCACAGAGAGCCTGGAAGACAAAACCCGGGAACTCCAAGAGGTCGAATCCGGTCTCAACAAGGCTCCTGACCAGGAAGTCATCTCACCGCTGATCGATGACCTGAACGAGCTTACCGAGGAGAAGGGAGCCATCAAATCGCGGCTGGAAGAACTGGAGGAAGAAATCAGTACAGCGCAGACCCGGTTAGAGCGGAAAGAGAACGAGGTCGAAAACAAGCTGGAGCAGAAGTCCCGTGTCGAAGATGTCTCCGAACGGGCAGACCTCGCCTCTGACGTCCGGAACGCTGTGAAGGACTTCCGCGAAGAACTCGCCAAGAAGAAGCTGCGGAAACTGGAGTCGAAACTCAGCGAACGCTACATCACTCTCTCCAACAAGGGCGACTTCTACGAGAAAATCGAGATCGACGAAGAAAATCTCGACATCACGATCAAGACCATCCACGGCAACAGCAAGCCGCATACAGAGCTCTCAGCCGGGGAACGGCAGATCTTCGCAACATCCCTTCTCTGGGCACTGGCAGAGATCTCCGACCGGCCACTACCCTTCATCGTCGACACACCGCTTGGCCGCCTCGACAACGATCACCGGGACAACCTGATCACCCACTTCTTCCCTGAAGCAGCACACCAGGTAATCATCTTCTCCACCGACACGGAGATCGATGACCACCAGTACAAGAAACTGGAAGGCTACATCTCCCAGGCATACCGTCTGGAGTACGACGAAGAGGAAGGGAAAACCGTTCCCTCGGAAGGCTACTTCTGGACCGAAGACGACGAAGATCAGCGATCACTCGGTGAGATTACATCATGAGCCAGAAATTCAACCGGATCACTATCGACAGCGACGCCACCAACCAGTTGAAAATGCTGAAAGCCAACACTGGGATGACACCCAACTACCTCGGCAGGATTGGCTTCTGCTACTCCCTCAACGAGCCACGGCCTCCAAACCCGCAGCAGTACGACACTGACGGGCAAACCTTCAACCGGTACACCCTGCTCGGGGAGCACGACACCCTCTACATGGCTCTCCTGAAAGAACGACTGATCCAGGAAGGGAAAGACCCTGAAGAGGACCTGTACGAAGAGTTCGTCGCACACCTCAACCGAGGCGTCGAACGAGTGGCAGGTAACGTAAGCGACCTAAGCGACTTCTACGACCTCGTTCCCGGAGAGATAAAAGGACTGGAAGCCAAACAGGAAGGATAACGAATGACTTCTGACGTGGACACACCCATCTACCTCGACCACCACGCCACCACACCTGTCGACGAAAAGGTCGTCGAGGAGATGACCCCCTACTTCACTGAAAGCTACGGCAACCCTGCCAGCGAAGATCACATATTCGGGGCAAAAGCGAAGCAAGCCGTAAACCAGGCCCGAGAACGAGTCTCTGAAGCTGTGAACTGCCGTGAAGAAGAAATCATCTTCACCAGCGGAGCAACCGAGTCCGACAACCTGGCTATCAGAGGAGCAGCAGACTACGCAGCTGACCACGACAAAGGCAGCCACATCATAACCGCCGTCACCGAACACGAAGCAGTACTCGAGGTCTGTGAAGACCTGGAAACCGACGGCTTCGACGTTACCTACCTGCCCGTTGATAAAAACGGAAAAGTGGATCCTGCGGACATCGAGGCCGCAATCCGAGACGAAACCATCCTGATCTCCATCATGGCCGCCAACAACGAAATTGGCACCATCGCACCCATAAAGGAAATCGGAGAAATCGCCAAAGAGAACGAAGTCTTCTTCCACACCGACGCCGTCCAAGCACTCGGATACCTCCCCATCGACGTCGAGGAAATGGGTATCGACCTGATGTCCATCTCCGCACACAAGATCTACGGGCCGAAAGGCGTCGGAGCACTCTACGTCAGAAGACGGAACCCGAAAGTCAAACTCAACCCGTTACTCCATGGCGGAGGCCACGAACGAGGCTGGCGCAGCGGGACACTCAACGTCCCTGCAATCGTCGGGTTCGGAAAAGCCGTACAAATGGCGGATCGAAACCTGGAGGAACGGACTGAACACGTCGACGAACTCACCTCGTATATGTGGGACCGGCTCGACGACGAACTGGACGATGTCGTACTCAACGGTCACCCTGAAGACCGGATCCCTAACAACCTCAACATCAGCTTCACCGGAGTAGAGAACAAAGCCCTGGTGAAAAACCTGCAGCCAGATATCGCCGTCTCCGCAGGATCCGCCTGTACGACTGGGACCGTCGAAGCCTCTCACGTTCTCCAAGCAATCACCGACGACGAGGAAATCTGGCACCACGCAATCCGGTTCGGACTTGGAAAAGACAACACCCGAGAGGAAATCGAGTACGCCACTGACGAAGTGATCAATATCGTGAACCGCCTCCGCAACCTCACCTTCTGAACGAGGCACCGACCAACCCCGCTTGTAACCTAGTCAACTGGTTGATTCAGCTAATCACTACACTATCTTTTCTGGTGTATCAGTAACCGTCTGCGAAACCGGTGGGCGGCAAAGGATTCAAATGGTCAGTGAGTGACCTACATCATAGATGTCAAACCCTCCCAAAGGGTTGAGGGACCTAGATCTCCCGCTGCTAATAGAAACATCCGACGTGGACTTCGCGGAGGATTTCTACAACCCCGCTCTGAGCGTAGCAGAAGAGTACAAACGAGGCGTCGGATACTTCACCAGCTCTTGGTTCCAGTTCGCAGCAAGAGGCCTGAAAGGACTCGCAGAAAACGGTGGAACAGCCAAATGGATCATCAGTCCCATCCTGGAAGAAGGCGACTGGGAAGCACTTCAAAAAGGGGAAGAAGCGAAACGAGACCAAGAGCTGTACGACCGGCTGAACCACATGGTCTCCGACATCGAGGAAGGCCTCGAGCAGGAAACCCAGAACACAATCGCCTGGATGATCGCCGACGGACTCCTCGACATCCGGATCGCAATAACCGGAGAAAACCTATCCGGCGACTTCCACGACAAATGGGGGATCGTCAGAGACGCCAAAGACGACAAAATCGCCTTCCACGGCTCACAGAACGACAGTAGACAAGGATTCTCCAACTACGAATCCTACTCCGTCTTCGCCTCCTGGATGTCCGACAGAGAAGAACAAAGAATCGACCAACACGAAAAACGGTTCGACGAAATCTGGGATAACGCCAAACAAGGCGTACACAGCATCTCTCTCCCTGACAGCATCTCCCTCGACATCGCGGAGCTTCGTGACGATGACCGCCCATACCAGAACCCATCGGAATCCAAGAAAATGACCAGCGCCTACCGATGGCGACATCAAGAGGAAGCAGTCAACGAGTTCCTCGAAGAAGGCCACGGAATCCTGAAAATGGCGACAGGGACCGGGAAAACACGCACCTCACTCAAAATCCTGAACCGGCTCCTACGTGAGGACAAAGTCGACAATGTCGTGGTCGCCACCTACGGGAACGACCTGCTGGACCAATGGTACAACACACTACTGGAAAACTTCAGCGCCGACGAAATGTGGATCTACAAGGAGTACGGTGGAAACCACGACCTCGGATCCTTCCTAACCAAGAACCGGGACAAACTGGAGGGCCTGATAATCTCCTACGACAACCTCCACGAATGCATAGACGCCGATATCAACAACAAACTGCAGAGAACACTGCTGATCTGCGACGAAGTACACAACATGGGCTCCAAGACGCGGAAACAAGCCCTGAAAGGCGAACTTGACGTATTCCGTCACCGCCTCGGCCTCAGCGCAACCCCCTTCGACCCATACGATCCGGACCGGAACGACTTCCTCCGAGATGAAGTCGGCCCCGTAGTCTACGAGTTCGGATTAGCCGACGCCATCCGCAGGGGAATCCTCTGCGAACTCGACTACACACCCCTGTTCTACGAACTCTCACCCAAGGACAAAGAGAAGCAACAAGACGCCTTCGGCCGGTTCCAAGGGATGAAAGCCGAAAATCCCACCCTCCCAAAAAGCCGTCTCTACATGATGCTGGCCCGGGTCAGGAAAGAGTCAGAAGAAAAACTGCCAGTATTCGAGCGATACCTGGAGAAGAACACCGATGTCCTCGAAGACTGCCTCATATTCGTTGAAACCAAGGAATACGGGAAAAAGGTCCAAGAGATAATCCACGAACACACTAAACGATACAGGACCTACTACGGTGAAGACGACGAGAAAAACCTAGTAGACTTCTCAAATGGAGAGATCTCCACACTCGTCACAAGTAAAGCGATTTCCGAAGGAATAGACATTAAATCAGTGAAGAACATCGTCCTATTCACTTCAAACCGGTCCAAGGGAACTACCATCCAGAGAATCGGTCGGGCGATGAGAACCAATCCCGATAACCCAGGCAAAACAGCTAACATAGTTGACTTTGTTGTCAGAAGCGACATCGAAGAAGACTCCGAGGAAGACGAAGGCGAGGATGAAGTCGAAACACCACCGGACAAAGAGCGATACGAATGGCTACTGGACCTCAGTGAAGTAACCAAGCAAGAATACTAACCTAATGACAGATCAACGCGATATCGAAGAAATAGCGGACGACGTACTCGACGAGTACGACCAGTCAGAGGATTTCAAAGACCGGTTCATGAACTTCTACGAGAACACGGTTGAGAACAATTTGGGAGGCACCTCGCTGGAACGACTCATCGACAACGTGGAGCTATCCGAGGAGGAGGAACTCGATGGATCTTAAAATCACAGGCATACGGTACGAGAACATTCGGGAGTTCGAAAATGTAGAACTCGACTTCGCTAATGGGTCAAACGACAACCCGCATCATATCTCTCTCGTCCAGATGCCGAACGGTACAGGGAAAACAACCACCATGAACCTGATCCGGACAACCCTCCTCGGCAAAGAGATGGATCAGGACGAGGTCAGATCCTACCAGCCAAGCGACTTCGACGCCATCGAAGGAGCATTCGAAATAGATCTCGTATCCTCCGGTGAACCATTCACACTCCGTCTCGAACTTGACTACGAGGTCGGAGATCACTCTTACCGGCACATCAAACCAAAGGAAGTCGGCGGAGGAGACATGGCCGGACACTTCCTCCCCAACGAACTCAACAACGTAATCACTGAGTCCTTCGTCGACCTCTTCGTCTTCAACGGAGAACTCACTGAGGAGTTCATCGAAACCGGAAGCGATGAAGCCGAAAACGCACTCAAAATCGTCAACTTCCTCAACCGGTTGGAAAACCAGAAAAACCAGATACAACAGACTGTCCAAAATCGGCAGGAGGATGCCAGCGTAACCACCCAGCAAGGCTACCGCAACATCCAGACAAGGCTGGAAACAACAGAGGAAAAACTCGAAGAACTCCAAGAAAAAAGAGATGAACTGGAAGACGCCGTCGAAGACCACGAGGAGACGATCGAAGAGCTGGAGGAACGACGTCAAGACATCCTCGCTGAAAACGAAGAGCAACTGGAGAAAGACAAACGCCTAGAGCGCAAAATCCAGAACCTGGAGAACGAACTGGAAACCGCTACCAAAGACCTGTTGAGCACAATGAGGAAGCCCAGCAGGCTTGACGAAGATCTCAACGACGACATGGAGAAGTTGCTGGAGAACATGAAGATTATGCAGCTCCCCAAATCCACGTCGCAGGAGTTCTTCACCGAGCTTTCTGAAGGAAAGAACTGCATTTGCGGTAGGGAAATCCACGAAGAACACGAGCAAGAGATCCTGGATAATGCCGAGAAGTTCCTCAGCGAGCAGGATATCGGGGTGCTCAACTCGCTAAAGGACAATCTCAGGGACACACCGGACTACGAAAGCTTCGACGACACCTTCGAAGAACTCCAGGAGAAACGAGACGACCTCAAACAAGCCGAAGAAGAGAGAGCCCGACTCGACCTTGATGACCCCAACCTCAACGAGAAACTCGACAAGATCATCGAGGAAATCGAGGAAGAGGAACACGCAAAAGAGGAGAAAGAGGACAAGCTCCGGCGTCTCAAAACCAACGACAAGAACGAACAAGCCGAGTTCGGCCTCGACTGGAAGAACAACATCCCGCTGTGCAAAAGGAAGCGTGAGCAGCGGAAAGAGGAGCTACGGAAGGCCAGTGGCACGGTCAACTTCGGGAAGAAAGCCGATATCCTGGAGGACATCTTCGAGGAATTCATCGAGGAATGTCTGAAGTCGATGAAGGAGAGTCAGATCGAGGAGACCAACAAGAAGCTCGAACGCATCCTCGGCCTCTCCAAAGTCCAAGTCGAAGACATCGACAACTCCATCAAAATCGAAGGCAGGGACGACATCTCTGAAGGCCAAAGCCTGTCCATCGCCTACGCCTACCTCTCCACCCTGTTCGAAGACTCCGCACTCGACGTCCCCTTCGTCATCGACAGCCCAGCAGTCAGTATCGACTACGAAAAACGCGCAGAAGTCGCACCAATAATCTCCGACCTCTTCGACCAGCTGATCATCTTCGTCATCTCCCCAGAAAGAGAAAGCTTCGTCAACGAACTGCAATCCAACGACATCCAGTACACCACAATCCACAAAACCGACACACCCGGAAAAATAGAGAAGCACCTCGACAAGGACTTCTTCATGGACTTCCAGTCCGAGGAAGAACGACAGGAGGCTGCATAACATGTCCTTCAGACTCAGCACCGAGGCACGGAGCTACTACCGGCAGATCAACGAGAAAAGTACTACTGGAGAATTTGATAGTCTCTGGGACCAGTACTACCTCTCCGCCATGGCAGGGATCAAAGACCGGAGCCGCGTCCCAGAGGGCGACGAACCCGGTGAAGAGTTCGTCACCGACGTCATCCAAGCCTACGACGACCAGAAATACGAGATCTACTCCACCCTCATAGTTGCGGAAATAGAGCGAGAAGGAATACCGTGGGATGAAAAACAGGAGATACAGGACATGATGCTGAAAATCCTCGACTCATCCTCTCACACCCGGCTATCAGACTACGGTACAACCGTCCTCAACTGTTACGC
The sequence above is a segment of the Halorubrum trapanicum genome. Coding sequences within it:
- the dndC gene encoding DNA phosphorothioation system sulfurtransferase DndC is translated as MSTDNLEVAKTGQEKGESVFDNRSLEDIYGEIQETYLADDRPWVIGYSGGKDSTTALQLIWYAIEDLPEEKRQKPIHVISSDTLVETPKIVNHIISTLENINEYAEKKNLPFTAHKVTPKVDDSFWVNLIGRGYPAPNQNFRWCTERLKIDPADRFIENQVSEHGEVVVILGARKAESATREQVMEMHSIDGTVLSRHNKFANAFVYTPIEDWIVDDVWTYLIQAVDNPWGKNNRDLAALYQEADDECPMVIDTKTPSCGNSRFGCWTCTVVSEDKAMENMIDEGDEWMEPLLEFRDFLKETQDPEKKPNYRMVKGRQHGYVKEKTNGSDGIIPRAHKFEFCKDLLRKLLETQKEVNEKIPEDEEMDLIREEELREIRRLWREERADWEDSVPQIYNEVMDNDLDWVHDDLGSFGEMEAEVLNEVCEEHDVPAELVKRLLDTEFQHYGMKRRASIYSELDKVMREDWRDMEEIVAELEGEDRIEAWEYDGVDV
- the dndD gene encoding DNA sulfur modification protein DndD, with the protein product MRINKLIITDFGPYRGRNEIELSSTEDAPIVLFGGKNGAGKTTLFEAIGFCLHGKSSLGRRTARKDYEQAIRSKLHEYPDGKADTAAVRLEFEYSHMGEVDHYSVERSWRDRGKSIVEDLKVRRNGEIPSELNEDQWQDFLKELVPPGVSQLFFFDGEKIQELASAVESDADFEDSMYSLLGLDLIERLDTDLSIYISQKLEESGVEGINDEIQELQNQRDEIEQEFEDLKQEREQKEQRLAELEDEIDSKESKIAQEGGSYADKREELKERRAELNASIEQLEDQIRDLVEGAYPFTLAPDLCESVVDRLKTETERQNRATARNELTDELDDVLGDEDVWEEMDMPEDQVGQLSDRIQDKLKSRLEIEDEEPELAHQFSEAQRQEIYSLTDQALNDVPDQLADLTESLEDKTRELQEVESGLNKAPDQEVISPLIDDLNELTEEKGAIKSRLEELEEEISTAQTRLERKENEVENKLEQKSRVEDVSERADLASDVRNAVKDFREELAKKKLRKLESKLSERYITLSNKGDFYEKIEIDEENLDITIKTIHGNSKPHTELSAGERQIFATSLLWALAEISDRPLPFIVDTPLGRLDNDHRDNLITHFFPEAAHQVIIFSTDTEIDDHQYKKLEGYISQAYRLEYDEEEGKTVPSEGYFWTEDDEDQRSLGEITS
- the dndE gene encoding DNA sulfur modification protein DndE, which produces MSQKFNRITIDSDATNQLKMLKANTGMTPNYLGRIGFCYSLNEPRPPNPQQYDTDGQTFNRYTLLGEHDTLYMALLKERLIQEGKDPEEDLYEEFVAHLNRGVERVAGNVSDLSDFYDLVPGEIKGLEAKQEG
- a CDS encoding cysteine desulfurase family protein, with product MTSDVDTPIYLDHHATTPVDEKVVEEMTPYFTESYGNPASEDHIFGAKAKQAVNQARERVSEAVNCREEEIIFTSGATESDNLAIRGAADYAADHDKGSHIITAVTEHEAVLEVCEDLETDGFDVTYLPVDKNGKVDPADIEAAIRDETILISIMAANNEIGTIAPIKEIGEIAKENEVFFHTDAVQALGYLPIDVEEMGIDLMSISAHKIYGPKGVGALYVRRRNPKVKLNPLLHGGGHERGWRSGTLNVPAIVGFGKAVQMADRNLEERTEHVDELTSYMWDRLDDELDDVVLNGHPEDRIPNNLNISFTGVENKALVKNLQPDIAVSAGSACTTGTVEASHVLQAITDDEEIWHHAIRFGLGKDNTREEIEYATDEVINIVNRLRNLTF
- a CDS encoding DEAD/DEAH box helicase family protein, producing the protein MSNPPKGLRDLDLPLLIETSDVDFAEDFYNPALSVAEEYKRGVGYFTSSWFQFAARGLKGLAENGGTAKWIISPILEEGDWEALQKGEEAKRDQELYDRLNHMVSDIEEGLEQETQNTIAWMIADGLLDIRIAITGENLSGDFHDKWGIVRDAKDDKIAFHGSQNDSRQGFSNYESYSVFASWMSDREEQRIDQHEKRFDEIWDNAKQGVHSISLPDSISLDIAELRDDDRPYQNPSESKKMTSAYRWRHQEEAVNEFLEEGHGILKMATGTGKTRTSLKILNRLLREDKVDNVVVATYGNDLLDQWYNTLLENFSADEMWIYKEYGGNHDLGSFLTKNRDKLEGLIISYDNLHECIDADINNKLQRTLLICDEVHNMGSKTRKQALKGELDVFRHRLGLSATPFDPYDPDRNDFLRDEVGPVVYEFGLADAIRRGILCELDYTPLFYELSPKDKEKQQDAFGRFQGMKAENPTLPKSRLYMMLARVRKESEEKLPVFERYLEKNTDVLEDCLIFVETKEYGKKVQEIIHEHTKRYRTYYGEDDEKNLVDFSNGEISTLVTSKAISEGIDIKSVKNIVLFTSNRSKGTTIQRIGRAMRTNPDNPGKTANIVDFVVRSDIEEDSEEDEGEDEVETPPDKERYEWLLDLSEVTKQEY
- a CDS encoding CxC ATPase DNA modification system associated small protein, which gives rise to MTDQRDIEEIADDVLDEYDQSEDFKDRFMNFYENTVENNLGGTSLERLIDNVELSEEEELDGS
- a CDS encoding AAA family ATPase; the encoded protein is MDLKITGIRYENIREFENVELDFANGSNDNPHHISLVQMPNGTGKTTTMNLIRTTLLGKEMDQDEVRSYQPSDFDAIEGAFEIDLVSSGEPFTLRLELDYEVGDHSYRHIKPKEVGGGDMAGHFLPNELNNVITESFVDLFVFNGELTEEFIETGSDEAENALKIVNFLNRLENQKNQIQQTVQNRQEDASVTTQQGYRNIQTRLETTEEKLEELQEKRDELEDAVEDHEETIEELEERRQDILAENEEQLEKDKRLERKIQNLENELETATKDLLSTMRKPSRLDEDLNDDMEKLLENMKIMQLPKSTSQEFFTELSEGKNCICGREIHEEHEQEILDNAEKFLSEQDIGVLNSLKDNLRDTPDYESFDDTFEELQEKRDDLKQAEEERARLDLDDPNLNEKLDKIIEEIEEEEHAKEEKEDKLRRLKTNDKNEQAEFGLDWKNNIPLCKRKREQRKEELRKASGTVNFGKKADILEDIFEEFIEECLKSMKESQIEETNKKLERILGLSKVQVEDIDNSIKIEGRDDISEGQSLSIAYAYLSTLFEDSALDVPFVIDSPAVSIDYEKRAEVAPIISDLFDQLIIFVISPERESFVNELQSNDIQYTTIHKTDTPGKIEKHLDKDFFMDFQSEEERQEAA